The following coding sequences lie in one Epinephelus lanceolatus isolate andai-2023 chromosome 24, ASM4190304v1, whole genome shotgun sequence genomic window:
- the LOC117255792 gene encoding C-X-C chemokine receptor type 1-like, with translation MLIGTDSFGCRAVVIFESYIMAAKSIIFTFDYDYLNDTIHDNQTPYVPDPKMVPCEIKLLAPTAAVTLCLVLIVIFFLAITGNLLVGLVIGTSRQALTSSDVYLFHLTIADGLMALTIPFWAVALTNGWIFGDFMCKLLSLVIEANFYTSILFLACISIDRYLVIVHASESLRTRQRMCSRLLCAAVWAFGWALALPALFNDAFRPDPDKERMVCSESFDIGSASSWRSATRGFRHIFGFILPLIVMITCYSITIARLLHTRGFQKHRAMKVIIAVVIVFLLCWTPYHITMMVDTLLRADLIPFDCAFRRSMNMALVITYSLALFHSCINPVLYAFVGEKFRNNMMRLLQRKSRQERVSVSKISRSTSQTSESNGTVL, from the exons ATGCTCATTGGCACAGATTCATTTGGGTGTCGAGCTGTTGTCATCTTTGAAAGCTACATAATGGCAG CCAAGTCAATCATCTTCACCTTTGACTATGATTATTTGAATGATACCATCCACGACAATCAAACACCCTATGTTCCGGATCCAAAGATGGTACCATGTGAGATAAAACTGCTGGCTCCTACAGCAGCTGTGACGCTGTGTCTCGTCCTCATAGTCATCTTTTTCCTGGCAATAACAGGGAACCTGTTAGTGGGGTTGGTGATCGGCACCAGCAGACAGGCACTGACTTCATCGGATGTGTACTTGTTTCACCTGACAATCGCAGATGGTCTGATGGCCCTAACCATCCCGTTCTGGGCTGTAGCACTCACTAATGGATGGATCTTTGGAGACTTCATGTGCAAGCTCCTCAGCCTCGTCATCGAAGCAAACTTCTACACCAGCATTCTCTTCCTGGCCTGCATTAGCATCGATCGTTATCTTGTGATCGTGCACGCCAGCGAGAGTCTAAGGACTCGTCAGAGGATGTGCAGCCGGCTCCTGTGTGCAGCAGTGTGGGCCTTCGGTTGGGCCCTCGCTCTGCCTGCACTTTTCAACGATGCCTTCAGGCCAGACCCTGACAAAGAGAGGATGGTTTGCTCTGAAAGCTTTGACATCGGCAGTGCCTCCTCGTGGAGGAGTGCCACTCGCGGGTTCCGCCATATTTTTGGTTTCATACTTCCTCTGATTGTCATGATAACATGCTACAGCATCACCATCGCAAGGCTGCTGCACACTCGCGGGTTCCAGAAGCACCGCGCCATGAAGGTGATCATAGCTGTGGTGAttgtgtttctgctgtgctgGACGCCATACCACATAACCATGATGGTGGACACACTCCTGAGGGCTGATCTGATACCGTTTGACTGCGCTTTCAGGAGATCAATGAACATGGCTTTGGTTATAACCTACAGCCTGGCCTTGTTCCACAGCTGCATCAATCCCGTCCTCTACGCCTTTGTGGGAGAGAAGTTCAGGAACAATATGATGCGACTTCTTCAGAGGAAATCCCGACAGGAGAGGGTGTCGGTGTCAAAGATCAGCAGGTCAACATCTCAGACCTCAGAGAGCAATGGAACTGTTCTCTGA